From the genome of Fusibacter sp. A1:
ATCAATTTGGGTAGGGGATCTGAGGTCTCAAATAGAACAATCGTCATAGGTGGAGGTAATGTCGCCATCGATGTGGCTAGAAGTGCCATAAGATTATCCGATGTGACTCAAACGGCCATCTATTGCTTAGAATCCCAAACTGAAATGCCTGCCCATAAAGAAGAGATTGAAGAGGCTCTTGATGAAGGTATTGAAATATTCAATGGCTATGGTCCTGCTAGAATTCTCACTTCAGGTGGGAAAGTAAGGGGTGTTGAGTTTAAAAAATGTCTCTCTGTCTTTGATGAATCAGGTAAGTTCAATCCAGTGTTTGATCAGGAAAACCCACTGACTGTCGAGTGTGATCATGTCTTGCTTTCAGTAGGGCAAACCTATGACTATGGTTCGATTTTGGATGGGGAAAATATTGAACTGACAAATAGACATACCATAGCTGTAGATCCCATCACCCTACAAACGAGTCGAGGAGATATCTTTGCAGGTGGTGATGTTGCCAGTGGTCCAAAGCTAGCGATCGATGCAATTGCATCAGGTAAGGAAGCTGCGATTTCTTTACACCGTTATGTGCAAAATGGTCAGTCACTGGTCTTTGGTCGAGATAATCACTCTTACAAGGTGCTCGAGAAATCAAATTTAACTGAATTAGAAAGTTATGACCATGTTAAAAGAGAAAAAACTCACCATGTGGATGGTGCAAGGGCTAGGGAAACATTTAAAGACCTTCGAGGAACCTTCACTGAGGAACAGGTTAAATTAGAAACTGAACGCTGTTTAGGCTGTGGTGCCACAAAAGTTGATGAGTACTTATGTGTAGGCTGTGGTGCCTGTACCCTAAAGTGTAAGTTTGATGCGATTTCACTTAGTCGCGTTCATAATGTTAAAGGGTATGAACTCAAAAACCTACCTAAGGCAGTTCTAAAGAAAGTCATCGGAAGGAAAGTTAAGATTGCTGCAAACCGGTTGAATCCTTTTGTTACAACAAGGTAGGGATAAAGATGCACGAGTTAGGTATTGTATATGAAGTCATTAAAGTTGTAGAAACATTTGCAGAGGCAAACAAGCTTGTGGAGGTTTCTAAAATCGTTTTAGAAATTGGACAGTTATCGCAGGCAGTTCCACGATTTATTAAAGAATGTTACCCAGCAGCAGTCGATGGCACAAGGTTTGAAAATACGGACCTAGAGATCATCCTTGTTCCGGCAATCGGTTGTTGCAAGGGATGCGGTGTGGAGTACAACATTATTACTTATCAAAAAACTTGTCCGGAGTGTCATGGACAAACCTTTGAGTTGATATCGGGTAAAGAATTTAGCATTAAAGAAGTCTTGGCATGTTAGGGGAGGATCAAATGGGTATTTTGTATAATCAATTGACACTTGGCAGTCTTGCTACCATAATTATTTTTACAGGTGTGTGTCTGCTTATTAATGAGGCAACACGTCGGTCTAAAGCTGTTGGGCTAATCATATTTGGCTTATTGCCATTTATTTTGGCAGGGCTTGTTTACTTGGGGTATTTAGGATCGCCTACAGGTAAAACCTGGTTTGGGTGGGTTAAGGTTGTATCAGCCCTTATCGGAGTCTATGGGTTTATGCTAATCAGGTATACTAAACTAGGTCGAAATAAGTTTGCAATGTATTTTCCAGTCACAATTTTGGCGCTAAATATCGCTGAAGCTGTATATAGGGAGTTTGAGGTATTTGCCACTTATAAAGAAATGGTTACAGATGCGTCTGGTGTTGTGATGATGG
Proteins encoded in this window:
- a CDS encoding hydrogenase maturation nickel metallochaperone HypA encodes the protein MHELGIVYEVIKVVETFAEANKLVEVSKIVLEIGQLSQAVPRFIKECYPAAVDGTRFENTDLEIILVPAIGCCKGCGVEYNIITYQKTCPECHGQTFELISGKEFSIKEVLAC